The DNA segment ACGAAGTGCAGGACAGCCGCTTGCGCTTAGTCGCGATCACGCAAACGGCCTACTTCGATTACTACTTGGTACGGCGTCAACGCGAGTTGATCGACCAGAATGTCGTGATCCTACGTCAATTCCGCGACACGGCGGACGCCAAATACCGCGCTAGTCAGGTGACGCAGCAGGATCTGCTGCAAGCCGACGTCGAGCTGATTGAACTGGAGCGCCGCCAAATCGAGTTGGAGCGCATGAATCGCGTGGCGGTCGCGCGCATCAATACGCTGTTGCGTGTACCTCCTTATGCGCCGCTCGCCGCGCCGCCGCACAAGTTGGAAATTCCGCCCGGCCAATTCAATCCCGAACTGTTGCAGCAGCTGGCGATTGCGCAACGCCCCGACTTGACGTCTATCGCGGCCCAAGTCCGCGCCGAACAGGCGGCGGTGGCCGTGGCGATGAAAGCGTACTATCCGGACGTGGAATTCTTCGGTCGTTACGACACCTTCTGGCAGCCGTCCAGTACGCAAGGCGACCTGCGGGGCCAAGTGGGCGTCAACCTGAACATGCCTCTGTACCGGGGACGCCTTAACGCGGCCGTGCGCGAAGCGATGTTCCGCGTCAGCCAGCGACGGAGCGAATACGAGCAACGCGTCTTGGATATTCAGTACGAAGTCGTTACCGCCTACGAGCAACTTGAGGAAAGCCGCCGCACATTGCGGCTTTTCTCGGAACGGTTGATTCCCGTGGCGGAGCAAAACGTCAGCGCCGCCCGAGCGAACTACGAGGCCAATACGTCCAGCTTTCTGGAGCTTGCGACGGCGCAGCGGCAACTCGTCACGCTCCGCGAGGAACAGGAAGCGGCATTGGCCATGTTCCATACCCGCCTGGCCGAGTTGGAACGCGCCACGGGAGGACCGGTACTCACCGAAGTGACCGCGGAAGAGGTCCGCCGTCCGCCAGCCGACGGTTGAGAATACCGACGCGGGCGGTAGACTGATCAGGAACGGCATCCGGTATGGCCGGTTCCTGATCCATGTTCTCGACGAGCCTCCCATGAAACCTACGGCGCTTGCGGTAGCAACCGCGCTTTTGCTCACGCTGCACGCAACCGCCGGAACGCCGGTCGAAGTAGCTCGCGGCGACAAGGCATCGCAACCTCGGCAGCCTCAAGTGGCCGTGGACGAGGACGGGGCGATCCATCTGGTCTATGGCGTCAACAACTCCGTCCGCTATTGCCGCTCGGACGACCAGGGCAAGTCGTACTCTGCGCCGACGGAATTGCCGAGCTTAGGCGCGTTGTCGCTGGGCATGCGACGCGGACCGCGCATCGTGGCGTTTGACGGAAGGATTGCGGTCACAGCCATTGGCGGACCATTGGGCAAGGGCCAGGACGGGAATGTGTTGTGCTATCGCTCCGCGGACGCCGGTGTGACTTGGTCCGCTCCTATAGTCGTCAACGACGTAGCGGACTCGGCGCGGGAAGGACTGCATGGAATGAGCGCTGGCCCGGACGGAACTGTTTGCTGTGTTTGGCTTGATTTGCGACACAAGAAATCGGAGGTCATGGCGGCGACGTCCGTCGATGCCGGCGCTACGTGGTCCAAGAACGTACTGGTTTACCGATCGCCGGACGGCAGCGTCTGCGAGTGCTGTCATCCCAGCGTCGCATGGGGAGCGAATGGCGTCGTGCATGTCATGTGGCGCAACTCGCTTTCGGGAAATCGCGACATGTACGTGGCTAAATCCACTGACGGTGGCGTCAGTTTTGGAACGGCGTCCAAGCTGGGCGCGGAAACCTGGCCGCTCGACGCTTGCCCCATGGATGGCGGCGCAATCACTTGTACTGCAGCCTACGGGGTGAGCGCCGTCTGGCGGCGCGAGGGCAAAGTCTACCTTCTTACCCAGAACGATTCTCCAGAACGCCTCTTGGGTGACGGCGAACAACCCTGGATCGCAGCTTCGCCGAAAGGAGTCTACGTCGTCTGGTTGAAAAACCGTGCTGAGGAGGCTTTCATACTTCGTCCGGGGGAACTCGTGCCGACAC comes from the Planctomycetia bacterium genome and includes:
- a CDS encoding TolC family protein; this encodes MSLFRRVQLCAVATLFAVGCQSTGPRTASFPHSKSGAVRVETATNSVTSAARSPGPSSDIVSQIKPVTHREESSELSLPQLVADVQARNPSLQAMISAWQSAAQRYPQVVSLDDPMFSSIAAPASFDNDELESAYALQGGQKLPWFGKRAARGRQARAETASAFHEVQDSRLRLVAITQTAYFDYYLVRRQRELIDQNVVILRQFRDTADAKYRASQVTQQDLLQADVELIELERRQIELERMNRVAVARINTLLRVPPYAPLAAPPHKLEIPPGQFNPELLQQLAIAQRPDLTSIAAQVRAEQAAVAVAMKAYYPDVEFFGRYDTFWQPSSTQGDLRGQVGVNLNMPLYRGRLNAAVREAMFRVSQRRSEYEQRVLDIQYEVVTAYEQLEESRRTLRLFSERLIPVAEQNVSAARANYEANTSSFLELATAQRQLVTLREEQEAALAMFHTRLAELERATGGPVLTEVTAEEVRRPPADG
- a CDS encoding sialidase family protein; this translates as MKPTALAVATALLLTLHATAGTPVEVARGDKASQPRQPQVAVDEDGAIHLVYGVNNSVRYCRSDDQGKSYSAPTELPSLGALSLGMRRGPRIVAFDGRIAVTAIGGPLGKGQDGNVLCYRSADAGVTWSAPIVVNDVADSAREGLHGMSAGPDGTVCCVWLDLRHKKSEVMAATSVDAGATWSKNVLVYRSPDGSVCECCHPSVAWGANGVVHVMWRNSLSGNRDMYVAKSTDGGVSFGTASKLGAETWPLDACPMDGGAITCTAAYGVSAVWRREGKVYLLTQNDSPERLLGDGEQPWIAASPKGVYVVWLKNRAEEAFILRPGELVPTQLTSQAYDPVVAASPTLTGPVVAAWEGRDETGAYIILCEVVGQ